A window of Micromonas commoda chromosome 13, complete sequence contains these coding sequences:
- a CDS encoding predicted protein codes for MNFFEGKRVRKLRDTFNEALEITLQPQTPEEFAAALSGLDAEMHEPLYDLYCQLLQGIGTFSVDEFDAIMREEAMVPRLNALDQACEARGIMGLGAGEGESVMPLARPPDAVMRALRADVKRREAESIRAKLAEAEEQAAEARQRLNDKSKQAREMAQGLRAGAADLQGVHKSSMEWAARAPTFPAGAGAGPAAPPTTA; via the exons ATGAACTTCTTCGAGGGAAAGCGCGTGCGAAAGCTTCGCGACACCTTCAATGAGGCGCTAGAGATCACTCTCCAGCCACAAACACCGGAG gagttcgccgccgccctgagcgggctcgacgccgagatgCACGAGCCCCTGTACGACCTGTACTGCCAGCTGCTGCAGGGCATCGGCACGTTCAGCGTGGACGAGTTCGACGCCATCatgcgcgaggaggcgatggtGCCGCGGCTTAACGCTCTCGACCAGGCGTGTGAGGCGAGGGGCATCATGGGgctgggcgccggcgaaggtGAGAGCGTGATGCCGCTCGCGAGGCCGCCGGATGCGGTcatgcgcgcgctccgagCGGATGTAAagaggcgcgaggcggagtcCATCCGCGCCaagctggcggaggcggaggagcaggcggcggaggctcgaCAGAGGCTGAATGATAAGAGCAAGCAGGCGCGTGAGATGGCGCAGGGTCTCAGGGcaggcgcggcggacctgcAGGGGGTGCATAAGAGCTCCATGGagtgggcggcgagggcgcccaCGTTTCCCGCGGGTGCGGGAGCcgggcccgccgcgccgccaacCACCGCGTGa
- a CDS encoding predicted protein, whose product MSSVSKKDGPNAVWQDREIRFDVRLKDLNLRKGEFEIDHLQGVEDTKGNTGDKGELVVTNLRTIWVSSKRRNINLSIGYGAMVSINTRTANTRLRGQTQSLYIMTKFNGSRFEFIFTNLVSNSPRLFTTIQAVQRAYDASKMYRDLKLRGAIIADKELKLLPKEEVYNKVNGVWNLSSEQGNLGTFFITNVRVVWHANMAENFNVSIPYIQMKSVSVRDSKFGQALVVHTTHRSGGYILGFRVDPAEKLKEVFTEIEGLHKVFSANPIFGVEFSVEERAGSLSSVSVPRETDDVEIVNDGEAFKAYYAFGGEPGEKREVVFCPELGLAIEKLPEGVTIEQLWNIV is encoded by the coding sequence ATGAGCAGCGTCAGCAAGAAAGATGGTCCGAACGCGGTGTGGCAGGACCGCGAGATCCGCTTCGACGTCAGGCTCAAGGACCTGAACCTGCGCAAGGGGGAGTTCGAGATCGACCACCTCCAGGGGGTGGAGGACACGAAGGGAAACACCGGGGACAAGGGCGAGCTGGTGGTGACCAACCTGCGCACCATATGGGTGTCGAGTAAGAGGAGGAACATCAACCTGAGCATCGGGTACGGCGCCATGGTCTCCATCAACACGCGCACCGCCAACACGAGGCTCAGGGGCCAGACCCAGTCGCTGTACATCATGACCAAGTTCAACGGCAGCAGGTTTGAGTTCATTTTCACCAACCTCGTGTCGAACTCCCCGCGGCTGTTCACCACCATTCAGGCGGTGCAGCGCGCGTACGATGCATCCAAGATGTATCGAGACCTCAAGCTGCGCGGTGCCATCATCGCGgacaaggagctcaagcTGCTGCCCAAGGAGGAGGTGTACAACAAAGTCAATGGGGTGTGGAACCTCAGCAGCGAGCAAGGCAACCTCGGGACGTTCTTCATCACCAATGTGCGGGTGGTGTGGCACGCGAACATGGCCGAGAACTTCAACGTCAGCATACCCTACATACAGATGAAGAGCGTCAGCGTGAGGGACAGCAAGTTCGGCCAGGCGCTGGTGGTGCATACGACGCACAGGAGCGGCGGGTACATCCTCGGCTtccgcgtcgacccggcggAGAAGCTAAAGGAGGTCTTCACCGAGATCGAGGGTCTGCACAAGGTGTTCAGCGCCAATCCCATATTCGGCGTGGAGTTCAGCGTCGAGGAACGGGCGGGATCGCTCAGCTCCGTCTCCGTGCCTAGGGAGAcggacgacgtggagatTGTCAACGACGGGGAGGCGTTCAAGGCGTATTACGCCTTTGGGGGTGAGCCGGGAGAGAAGCGCGAGGTGGTGTTCTGCCCAGAGCTGGGACTGGCCATCGAGAAGCTGCCGGAAGGGGTGACCATCGAGCAGCTGTGGAACATCGTGTGA
- a CDS encoding predicted protein: MLFLATRSALHSAFNTPRECRAVRGWHRLPIRRTSNRQTTHQVHHRRLQEVAIRQHARRQRVAPAESARRPVRQRAAKRGTLREQNLGGNRALQGAPQRPRAAGAAEPHKSGWIVASLHAFIDFLRLSDDEVRQAS, translated from the coding sequence ATGCTATTtctcgcgacgcgttcggctcTCCATTCAGCTTTCAACACTCCACGTGAGTGTCGCGCAGTCCGCGGATGGCACCGGTTGCCTATCCGGCGGACCTCCAACCGGCAAACCACACATCAGGTCCATCATCGCCGGCTCCAGGAGGTTGCGATACGGCAGCACGCACGCCGGCAGCGCGTAGCACCCGCCGAGTCTGCACGACGCCCAGTacgccagcgcgcggcgaagcgggGGACTCTCCGCGAGCAAAACCTCGGCGGGAACCGGGCCCTCCAGGGCGCACCGcagcgcccacgcgccgccggggctgCCGAACCCCACAAGAGTGGGTGGATCGTTGCGAGCCTTCACGCATTCATCGATTTTTTGCGCCTCAGCGACGATGAGGTGCGCCAGGCGAGCTGA
- a CDS encoding predicted protein — MNRGAPPARTTEENEPLIETEENLAYIQDGVAKLGDARDMLKAHAIKTGPFRVASDLCKFTFDELAAAAATLRDCHARTPLSVATGAARKALGSLAKWTDHPGFGASLAKLGHPDLPDSEYRELAKEVGGLLDPAGVANDARNAAIEEGRALATAAAEQVREALSHAALACSSRGTGGVHALEEGSLEMVEVADALEVLTKTSNWRLAADDRWTLAENKEVCDAAAESLARAVVPTLFVPLLGARDIRTTREVNDAAERVSRVWSGGEAVWRAVGDAVDKFGVAPDDATVVAAAVIAHLPFTSERPMRDRVEDEVSGHLEGEIERGTASAPNARSLVESLTHALVKRVSNHVKAAAAALRVRADADAESAFLWILAWLERDTPGLAMEAVNEVADDIRLRFSEAAEKAGDVGFRKLKLLANPILHSLDTPATFRHRAFKGATDALKDLTMDVHVALSAVDSLELLLRIGRPPTPSPSPTSSLSLPPSPPRLVRQRKVSKEREHVPKPIKTLNAPKPSKKKATTHLKSRANSAMIDRGGLAMLSSIAASQEDGGDAISRDWSSFYVGGDADRAADDASKLILSEQSDEAEVTPRADKRRRPAQSDRSNTKSKTNDATTAHKFAGVLHKRAKVAKTVNLNELGTRLAPAPPMFTARPSAAAVAAAAPNLPTPSLSMPMCAALWLLELCRKMGTGLPEGADQRFLLEFSSCPASVLEVLGRINWPGLLRMVDSSMHGMLSGVINTTPSAVRGVNFPWVSTFGAAAPPAALNPGGRGAAGAIEGATGASEGSGGRGFGGVSGATDGRGGSSVSVPVEQGAGVAGGFNLQFLSGEKKKSGKRNLQEDSPKSPDPYAFDDSADAKPTVIR; from the exons ATGAACAGGGGCGCTCCTCCCGCCCGCACCACGGAAGAGAACGAGCCCCTGATTGAGACGGAGGAAAACCTTGCGTACATTCAG GATGGGGTGgcgaagctcggcgacgcacgcgacaTGCTCAAAGCACACGCGATCAAAACCGGCCCCTTCCGTGTGGCGAGCGACCTGTGCAAATTCACCttcgatgagctcgccgcggccgccgccaccctccGCGATTGCCACGCGCGCACCCCActgagcgtcgcgacgggcgcggcgaggaaagCGCTGGGCTCGCTCGCGAAGTGGACCGACCATCCCgggttcggcgcgtcgctggcgaAGCTGGGCCATCCCGACCTGCCGGACTCGGAGTATcgggagctcgccaaggaggtcGGTGGCTTGTTGGACCCGGCtggcgtcgcgaacgacgcgaggaacgcggcgatcgaggagggtcgggcgctggcgacggcggcggcggagcaggtCAGGGAAGCGCTGTcccacgcggcgctggcgtgcAGCTCGAGGGGCACGGGGGGCGTgcacgcgctggaggaggggAGCCTGGAGATGGTTGAGGTGGcagacgcgctcgaggtgctGACGAAGACCTCGAACTGGCGGCTGGCCGCGGATGATAGATGGACGCTGGCCGAGAATAAGGAAgtgtgcgacgccgccgccgagtcgctcgcgagggcggtggtACCCACCCTATTCGTGCCGCTCCTCGGGGCGAGGGACATCAGGACGACACGGGAGGTTAACGATGCCGCTGAGAGGGTGTCACGCGTGTGGAGCGGCGGGGAGGCCGTGTGGCGCGCGGTCGGTGACGCGGTGGACAAGTTTGGCGTCgctcccgacgacgcgacggtggttgccgccgccgtcatcgcTCACCTTCCGTTCACGTCGGAGCGACCAATGAGGGATCGTGTGGAGGATGAGGTGTCGGGGCACCTCGAAGGCGAGATCGAGAGGGGTACCGCGTCAGCCCCGAACGCACGGTCGCTCGTTGAAAGCCTGACGCATGCGTTGGTGAAGCGCGTATCCAACCacgtcaaggcggcggctgcggcgctgcgtgtccgcgccgacgccgacgccgagtcgGCGTTCTTGTGGATTCTGGCGTGGCTGGAGAGGGATACTCCCGGCCTGGCGATGGAAGCGGTGAATGAAGTCGCTGACGACATCCGGCTACGATTCTCGGAAGCGGCAGAGAAGGCCGGGGACGTGGGGTTCAGGAAGCTCAAGCTGCTCGCGAATCCCATCCTCCACTCGCTCGACACCCCGGCAACTTTTCGCCACAGGGCATTCAAGGGTGCAACCGATGCGTTGAAAGACCTTACGATGGATGTCCACGTCGCGTTGAGCGCGGTGGATTCACTTGAATTACTCTTGAGGATCGGGCggcctccgacgccgagccctTCACCCACGTCTTCCCTTTCCCTCCCCCCTTCACCGCCCAGGTTGGTTCGTCAACGAAAGGTCAGTAAGGAGAGGGAACATGTTCCGAAGCCCATAAAAACTCTGAATGCCCCAAAGCCCTCGAAAAAGAAGGCCACGACGCACTTAAAGTCACGGGCGAATAGCGCGATGATCGACCGCGGGGGTTTGGCTATGCTTTCATCAATTGCTGCCTCGCAGGaagacggcggggacgccaTCAGCCGAGATTGGTCGTCTTTCTATGTTGGGGGCGATGCGGACAGGGCGGCTGATGACGCTTCCAAACTAATCTTGTCCGAACAGAGCGATGAGGCAGAAGTTACCCCGAGAGCTGACAAGAGGAGGAGACCAGCCCAGTCTGACCGTAGCAACACAAAGTCAAAGACAAACGATGCCACAACCGCTCACAAGTTCGCTGGAGTCCTCCATAAACGCGCAAAAGTGGCAAAGACTGTGAACTTGAATGAGCTCGGgacccgcctcgcgccggctCCTCCAATGTTTACCGCAAGACCCAGCGCGGCTGCGGTGGCGGCTGCTGCGCCAAATCTCCCAACTCCATCGCTCTCCATGCCCATGTGCGCGGCTTTATGGCTACTTGAATTGTGTCGAAAGATGGGCACTGGGCTTCCCGAGGGTGCGGATCAGCGTTTCCTGCTCGAGTTCTCCTCCTGCCCCGCCTCCGTCCTCGAGGTGCTCGGTCGCATCAACTGGCCGGGACTGCTGCGAATGGTGGATAGCTCGATGCACGGAATGCTGTCCGGCGTAATCAACACGACGCCAAGCGCAGTGAGAGGCGTCAACTTTCCCTGGGTTTCAACTTTCGGTGCCGCCGCTCCTCCCGCGGCCCTGAACCCCGGGGGAAGAGGGGCGGCCGGTGCGATTGAAGGTGCGACTGGTGCGAGCGAGGGTAGCGGCGGCAGGGGGTTCGGTGGCGTCTCAGGAGCGACGGACGGTCGTGGAGGCAGCAGTGTCTCGGTTCCAGTTGAGCAGGGGGctggcgtcgcgggcgggttcAATCTCCAGTTCTTGTCcggggagaagaagaagtCGGGCAAACGCAACTTGCAGGAGGATTCGCCGAAGTCCCCCGACCCGTATGCGTTCGACGATTCCGCCGATGCGAAACCAACTGTTATCCGATAA
- a CDS encoding predicted protein, with protein sequence MVQIVEHHDDDGDAATRPVESCSPPESVAAEEHKARGNACFARGEWEDAARHYTLALEAAPASTPEERKLDEDTIVERVRRRDRAVYLSNRAACRVKLGSHRQAEEDCTAAIAEDDTFVKAYLRRSAARERLDDLEGALADAERAAELEPGSHTQASTSAERLRPLVEAKREEMRAEMMAKLKSLGNSILGNFGLSTDNFKAEKDDATGSYNIQFVQNPSTK encoded by the coding sequence ATGGTTCAAATCGTGGagcaccacgacgacgacggtgacgctgCGACTCGCCCCGTGGAGTCGTGTTCGCCCCCAGagtcggtcgcggcggaggagcacAAGGCTCGCGGCAACGCTTGCTTCGCGAGGGGAGAGTGGGAGGATGCGGCGAGACACTACacgctcgccctcgaggctGCACCCGCCAGTACGCCCGAGGAACGCAAACTCGATGAAGACACGATCGTTGAGCGTGTCAGGCGAAGGGACCGTGCGGTGTACCTCTCCAACCGCGCGGCTTGCAGGGTCAAGCTTGGGTCGCACAGGCAGGCTGAGGAGGATTGCACagccgcgatcgcggaggacgacACGTTCGTGAAGGCTTACCtgaggcggagcgcggcgcgtgagAGGCTGGATGACCTGGaaggcgccctcgcggatgccgagcgcgcggctgAGCTAGAGCCTGGATCGCACACACAGGCTTCAACCTCTGCGGAGAGGCTGCGGCCGCTGGTTGAGGCAAAGAGGGAGGAGATGAGAGCAGAGATGATGGCGAAGCTGAAGAGCTTAGGGAACTCCATCCTGGGCAACTTCGGGCTCTCCACGGACAACTtcaaggcggagaaggacgacgccaccggaAGTTACAACATCCAGTTCGTGCAGAACCCCTCGACCAAATAG
- a CDS encoding predicted protein gives MRLPAVDVDTVTMNYPSPHKLVEHLRVMGETNAGVSRRRGPLGRSTAAAAAAAYGSAFPSPPGVGDTAGGGGGGVEATYQVLYMTGWSAGEGQQQPAERGSAGVSLAQLEEELAKVPKR, from the coding sequence ATGCGTCTGCCCGCGGTTGACGTGGACACCGTGACCATGAACTATCCGTCGCCGCACAAGCTGGTGGAGCACCTCAGGGTCATGGGCGAGACCAACGCCGGGGtatcgcgtcgccgcggcccgcTGGGgaggtccaccgcggctgcggcggcggcggcgtacgggTCCGCGTTCCCGTCACccccgggcgtcggcgacacagctggcggcggcgggggcggggtggAGGCGACCTACCAGGTGCTGTACATGACCGGGtggagcgcgggggagggACAGCAGCAGCCGGCGGAGAGGGGATCAGCGGGGGTGTCTCTGGCGCAGCTGGAGGAGGAGTTGGCCAAGGTCCCGAAGCGATAG
- a CDS encoding predicted protein: protein MQTDELLVDRIGCVTVLTLNRPRQLNVLSVAVVQKLLEVYAKSESDPGVKAIVVQGSSEARVPCLCAGGDVKRIYEMRLHSKPEQHHETSYDALSFFAAEYVMNSFLSRLSTPHVALMDGIVMGGGCGISVNGKYRCATERTVLSMPECAIGLVPDVGGTYFLSRVQGELGTMLALTGRRVNGRDAKDLGLATHTLASEDIPRVANELATALADVDKVDATEVVEQVLRRLETQLPESPGDVLPRRAEIDAWFVGDCVEDIVAALKDAAEGHGGRLAVELLEAIEAGSPTSLKVTLAMLRLARRAEPPPSLVSCLRTELCAVAGCLARGDFYEGVRALLVDKGKGPKPSWRVGRLEDVSAEDVEAHLAPETKEVGGIVAKFWEEANGDWTARL, encoded by the coding sequence ATGCAGACCGATGAACTCCTCGTGGATCGTATCGGATGTGTAACGGTTCTAACCTTGAACAGGCCGCGACAGCTGAACGTTCTCAGCGTGGCTGTGGTCCAAAAGCTGCTCGAGGTGTACGCGAAATCGGAATCGGATCCTGGCGTTAAGGCAATTGTAGTGCAGGGCTCCAGTGAGGCAAGGGTCCCTTGCCTGTGCGCTGGGGGGGACGTGAAGCGGATATACGAAATGCGGCTGCATTCAAAACCAGAACAACATCATGAGACGTCCTACGACGCActctccttcttcgcggcggagtACGTCATGAACTCGTTCCTCAGTCGCTTGAGTACTCCGCACGTTGCCCTGATGGATGGAATAGTGATGGGAGGAGGGTGCGGCATCTCTGTCAACGGCAAGTACAGGTGTGCAACCGAGCGAACTGTTCTCTCGATGCCCGAGTGCGCAATAGGACTTGTGCCGGACGTGGGCGGCACGTATTTCCTCAGTAGAGTGCAAGGTGAGTTGGGAACGATGCTGGCGCTCACGGGGAGGAGGGTGAATGGAAGAGATGCGAAGGACCTCGGACTCGCGACTCACACGCTGGCGTCGGAGGATATTCCGAGAGTCGCGAACGAGCTCGCGACCGCACTGGCCGATGTTGACAaggtcgacgcgacggaggtgGTCGAGCAGGTGCTTCGACGATTGGAGACGCAGCTCCCTGAGAGCCCGGGTGACGTGCTGCCCCGCCGGGCAGAAATCGACGCGTGGTTCGTCGGAGATTGTGTCGAGGACATCGTCGCCGCACtgaaggacgcggcggagggacACGGAGGACGCCTGGCGGTCGAACTACTCGAAGCGATCGAAGCCGGGTCTCCCACGAGCCTGAAGGTGACCTTGGCGAtgctccgcctcgcccgccgagccGAACCTCCGCCCTCGCTCGTCTCGTGCCTCAGGACAGAACtgtgcgcggtggcgggatGCTTGGCGAGGGGTGATTTTTACGAGGGAGTGAGGGCGCTCCTGGTGGACAAGGGGAAGGGGCCGAAACCGTCGTGGCGCGTCGGGAGGCTAGAGGACGtctccgccgaggacgtggaggCACATCTGGCTCCCGAAACAAAGGAGGTGGGGGGTATCGTGGCTAAGTTCTGGGAGGAGGCAAACGGGGACTGGACAGCTCGGCTGTGA
- a CDS encoding predicted protein, producing the protein SKTVQHSPEDLFAVVADVDRYREFVPFCAGSRVLRRTSHSRFEAELEIGFRLFNERYVSDVSLVPGESVTAEAVSTPGGLFERLVSTWRFERGAHPRECVVKFDIDFRVGSVLHAQAVRLFFEEVSRMQINAFEARCDEIYG; encoded by the coding sequence TCCAAGACGGTGCAACACTCGCCGGAGGACCTTTTTGCGGTCGTTGCGGACGTGGATAGGTACCGAGAGTTCGTCCCCTTCTGCGCGGGGTCCCGGGTGCTCCGGCGAACCTCGCATTCGCGCTTCGAGGCGGAGCTGGAGATCGGGTTCAGGCTCTTCAACGAACGCTACGTCTCCGACGTGTCACTCGTGCCCGGCGAGTCCGTCACGGCGGAAGCGGTCAGCACCCCGGGAGGACTCTTCGAACGACTGGTGAGCACGTGGaggttcgagcgcggcgcgcacccgcgcgagTGCGTGGTCAAGTTCGACATCGACTTTCGCGTCGGATCCGTGTTGCACGCGCAGGCGGTGCGACTGTTCTTCGAGGAAGTGTCGCGGATGCAGATAAACGCGTTCGAAGCGCGCTGCGACGAGATCTACGGA
- a CDS encoding predicted protein: MPGLDEADKAWHAKWLEACEELGGREYRWPWAMDAQRTKRRTAYGGWPHPLDSQYFGAPESAVERLPTHAKRAVELTRKIHALLHEWGVDTHDVKGGFPLTAAQRRQLLGELSQLSTLGNTREGTRRMELYETECVGYAAYKTGALDFLVDIIHWDVDKFGDVVGEASLCIAYICCEDTVQCAAIHFGAIDALTALVMDEDNLGFSSLLRARVTDGFSSLTNRLEGMQIAMERSNKLLPRLVEVVEQFVTNIQSVVQAAHERGQVPEIDPHRSIYTTVEAIGGTAYYREYRDACAVAVPAVAKLLRACHPVAANGGRQSRTAAEAEASAWVEHVDRLAGSRAVATKEANSFALQYVAREDILHMCGVGPASVPAGASVSTASIARTTYDYAHRPAADFNLPVPPPARLLKEHPVLAPPQVNPLIEIIYECLSRISWESNLGRAEVIRADILGISVDILKQCAAPIVAASIARTGFTIAYGISPDGPLHGLGSIRMDGVSFVNIPTSGERYKGNYKTPPDSSAERISVSIDV; encoded by the exons ATGCCCGGTTTGGATGAGGCTGACAAGGCGTGGCACGCCAAGTGGTTGGAGGCGTGTGAAGAGCTCGGGGGGCGTGAATATCGGTGGCCCTGGGCCATGGACGCGCAAaggacgaagaggaggacTGCCTACGGAGGGTGGCCGCACCCCCTCGATTCCCAGTATTTCGGCGCCCCCGAGAGCGCCGTCGAGAGGCTCCCAACCCACGCCAAGAGGGCGGTCGAGCTGACGCGAAAAATACACGCGCTCCTGCATGAGTGGGGAGTCGACACGCACGATGTGAAGGGCGGGTTCcccctcaccgcggcgcagaggCGGCAGCTACTCGGTGAGCTCTCGCAGCTCTCCACGCTCGGGAACACCCGCGAGGGCACGCGTCGCATGGAGCTGTACGAGACCGAGTGCGTCGGATACGCCGCGTATAAAACCGGCGCGCTGGATTTTTTGGTCGATATCATCCACTGGGACGTCGATAAATTCGGCGATGTCGTCGGAGAGGCGAGCCTGTGCATCGCGTACATCTGCTGCGAGGACACCGTCCAGTGCGCGGCCATTCACTTTGGCGCTATAGACGCGCTGACCGCCTTGGTGATGGACGAGGATAACCTGGGATTTTCCTCGTTGCTGCGGGCTCGGGTGACCGACGGGTTTTCCTCGCTGACGAACAGGCTGGAGGGGATGCAGATCGCCATGGAGAGGAGTAACAAGCTGCTGCCGAGGCTCGTGGAGGTTGTGGAGCAGTTTGTGACAAACATCCAGTCTGTCGTGCAGGCGGCGCACGAGAGGGGACAGGTACCTGAGATCGACCCGCATAGGTCCATATACACGACCGTTGAAGCAATCGGTGGGACTGCGTACTATAGGGAGTACAGGGATGCGTGCGCCGTGGCGGTTCCCGCAGTGGCCAAGCTGCTCCGAGCGTGCCATCCCGTCGCAGCAAACGGCGGACGGCAGAGccggaccgccgccgaggctgaggcctCGGCGTGGGTCGAGCACGTCGATCGTTtggcgggttcgcgcgcggtcgcgacaAAGGAGGCGAACAGCTTCGCCCTTCAGTACGTCGCACGCGAGGATATCCTTCACATGTGCGGCGTGGGTCCCGCCAGCGTGCCGGCGGGTGCGTCCgtctcgacggcgtccatcgccagGACCACGTACGACTACGCTCACAGACCCGCGGCAGACTTCAACCTCCCGGtgccaccgccggcgcgactCCTGAAAGAACATCCCGTGTTGGCGCCTCCGCAGGTGAACCCGCTCATCGAAATTATTTACGAATGTCTGTCGAGGATATCGTGGGAGTCAAATTTGggccgcgcggaggtgatCAGGGCTGACATACTTGGAATTTCGGTGGATATCCTGAAGcagtgcgcggcgccgattgTTGCCGCGTCAATTGCTCGAACGGGCTTCACCATTGCCTACGGCATCAGCCCTGACGGACCGCTGCATGGTCTCGGATCGATTAGAATGGACGGTGTGTCGTTTGTGAACATCCCCACCTCTGGCGAGAGGTATAAAGGCAACTACAAGACTCCCCCGGACTCATCCGCTGAGCGCATCTCGGTCTCGATCGACGT TTG
- a CDS encoding predicted protein yields MSSKKSGESQPLLDESKLGARYGEKATDAEVAGKQRKALVKGVAKGEQNTQRLNSAHQMASSTADVGDQILKSLHDQREKIVSARVAAEGMEGDMDTSERKMRRMECEKCVQRWILWVIAGMFVIGLLFFLYWKMAIEPEKQRNCERDQDGRCVSYSHHGSHERYDADNDYRPKHWAALSSREEARMTTTTSTDGLRRAGYPRRAGRDEDLDARTHATYGSATR; encoded by the exons ATGTCGTCGAAGAAGAGCGGAGAGTCGCAGCCG CTCCTGGACGAGTCCAAGCTCGGCGCCAGGTACGGAGAGAAGGCGACTGatgccgaggtcgccggcaAGCAGCGCAAGGCCCTGGTCAAGGGGGTGGCCAAGGGCGAACAGAACACCCAGCGTCTCAACTCCGCGCACCAGATGGCTTCCAgcaccgcggacgtcgggGACCAAATACTCAAGTCCCTGCACGACCAGAGAGAAAAGATCgtgagcgcgagggtggcggcggagggtaTGGAGGGAGACATGGACACGAGCGAGAGGAAGATGCGCAGGATGGAGTGCGAGAAGTGCGTCCAACGGTGGATACTGTGGGTCATCGCGGGTATGTTTGTGATTGGCCTGCTGTTCTTCCTGTACTGGAAGATGGCGATCGAACCGGAGAAGCAGCGGAACTGCGAGAGGGATCAGGACGGCCGGTGTGTGTCGTACAGTCATCACGGAAGCCACGAGCGATACGACGCCGACAACGACTACCGCCCGAAGCACTGGGCGGCGCTCTcgtcgcgggaggaggctaggatgacgacgaccacCTCGACGGATGGCTTGCGAAGAGCCGGGTaccctcgacgcgccggtcgcgacgaggacctggACGCGCGCACGCACGCGACGTACGGATCTGCGACGCGGTAG
- a CDS encoding predicted protein — protein MSKSEPTDSFLALIRAAEEGEVDETLAEVLAKLEVSEGDEGEGKSGDSPEEKRPRGLGPEGRVQAVAVGVELSSVLYSYDATKARVCHAPDSPSGAGTAKALVAQLEDESLGSQKLVAVQESLADLSGDPASLKKFISDARPALGGALVLVSEDSEMLQALAAELGLEELEISFEHATGVLLAYPTEGEDCDAWTLIRRLSHE, from the coding sequence ATGTCAAAGTCAGAGCCCACCGATTCTTTCTTGGCACTtatccgcgcggcggaggagggcgaggtaGACGAGACGTTGGCTGAGgtgctcgccaagctcgaggtCAGCGAAGGAGACGAAGGCGAAGGGAAGTCAGGAGACTCGCCCGAGGAGAAGCGGCCGAGGGGTCTCGGACCGGAGGGTAGGGTACAGGCCGTTGCTGTGGGCGTGGAGCTGAGCAGTGTGTTGTATTCGTACGATGCGACTAAGGCGCGGGTATGTCATGCCCCTGACAGTCCTTCCGGGGCCGGGACTGCGAAGGCACTCGTCGCTCAACTTGAAGACGAGAGCCTGGGATCGCAGAAGTTGGTCGCCGTGCAGGAGAGCCTCGCCGATCTCTCGGGTGATCCCGCATCTCTGAAAAAGTTCATCTCGGACGCAAGACCGGCGCTAGGAGGCGCGCTGGTTCTGGTATCGGAAGATTCCGAGATGCTTCAAGCCCTGGCCGCAGAGTTGGGCCTCGAGGAACTCGAGATTTCCTTCGAACACGCCACCGGAGTGCTCTTGGCCTATCCCACGGAGGGTGAGGATTGTGACGCGTGGACCCTGATTAGGAGACTGTCGCACGAGTAG